The Montipora foliosa isolate CH-2021 chromosome 1, ASM3666993v2, whole genome shotgun sequence genome has a window encoding:
- the LOC137974357 gene encoding protein Wnt-8b-like — protein MRPNCFSLFSPRSSHFNDDLGRGSYPLLLTIVRAGAYKGLTQCQRLFRNEIWNCSVDNMKVYHGQLPIFVKRTSPYANRETAFLHAISSAAITYEITHQCARKKIPGCGCGKTGKLPQDQSNWRWGGCSDNIKFGKKAAKQFIDKLEDGNDARAAFNLHNNEVGRNAVQASLKRRCKCHGVSGSCNLKTCWKQLSTFEAIGAALKQKYNTAESVIFLNGELQKQRRKRYTSITSKDKKLVYLNASPDYCTRNETAGSPGMLGRACSSDSVSPEKCRSLCNACNLRYQTVHRFKRIKCKCKFVWCCAVKCELCTVKYSLTTCL, from the exons ATGAGACCAAATtgcttttctttattttcgccCAGGTCGAGTCACTTCAACGATGATCTTGGACGAGGG AGCTATCCCCTGTTACTAACTATTGTTAGGGCAGGAGCTTACAAGGGGCTAACGCAGTGTCAGCGGCTGTTCAGGAATGAAATCTGGAATTGTTCAGTGGATAACATGAAAGTCTATCATGGACAATTACCCATCTTTGTTAAAAGGACTTCACCTTATG CCAATCGCGAAACAGCTTTTCTTCACGCCATCAGCTCGGCAGCTATCACATATGAAATCACGCATCAGTGCGCAAGGAAGAAGATACCAGGGTGTGGATGTGGTAAAACTGGTAAACTACCTCAAGATCAGAGCAACTGGAGATGGGGCGGTTGTAGTGATAACATTAAGTTTGGAAAAAAGGCGGCTAAACAGTTTATCGACAAACTGGAGGATGGCAACGATGCGCGCGCAGCTTTCAACCTTCATAATAATGAAGTTGGCAGAAAT GCTGTTCAGGCTAGTCTAAAACGAAGATGTAAGTGCCATGGAGTCAGCGGAAGTTGCAATTTGAAGACTTGTTGGAAACAGCTGTCAACGTTTGAAGCAATCGGAGCAGCACTTAAGCAAAAATATAACACTGCAGAGTCTGTAATATTTTTAAATGGAGAGCTTCAAAAACAGCGAAGGAAGCGATATACATCCATTACTTCGAAAGACAAGAAACTCGTTTATCTCAACGCGTCCCCAGACTACTGTACGCGCAATGAGACCGCCGGCTCGCCCGGCATGTTGGGAAGGGCTTGCAGCAGTGATTCTGTGTCCCCCGAGAAATGTAGATCACTTTGCAACGCTTGCAACTTGCGCTACCAGACAGTTCATCGTTTCAAGCGgatcaaatgcaaatgcaagtTTGTGTGGTGCTGCGCCGTTAAATGCGAGCTGTGCACAGTTAAATACTCTCTCACGACTTGTTTGTAG
- the LOC138011633 gene encoding vesicular inhibitory amino acid transporter-like: MKSILQQHVYGAYKFLRNVSDEESSEQEEVEKETHHAISSLEEEENKTTNLQTFWNIFNANQGVAILAMPYVVKSGGYMTLFSIVAIAFVSNFTNRILVQCLYEFDSDQTPFRVRNSYVEIGEAFSPKIGRHLVNAAQIFEQVSYCTLLLILCGSILASTFPFVPLYQSHWTALGAMLLLPNIFLKSLSEVSWVSFLTVMIGEIIYLTVTMYGMMHHERWNFASMPDFKLKTFGAAVGIIVVSYSSQPYMPAIEGSMKEPQKFGNVMSVTYVAVTFVKVAFGVIGFLTFTTDTDQVITNNLPDGGLHMCLNLLVLLLAATSYTIPVYTVFDILENIDFPFCKIDNPSDAVDRISYAQALAARLCIVSFTLFIGVLVPHFGLYMALVGSFTGMCLAFIFPAIFHMKICYDRLQWYDFVIDTSVALFGLVGAIIGCHFSVLALIAEYQKHEL, encoded by the coding sequence ATGAAGTCGATTTTACAACAACACGTTTATGGCGCTTACAAATTTCTTAGAAATGTTTCAGACGAGGAAAGCAGCGAGCAAGAAGAAGTAGAAAAAGAAACCCATCACGCCATATCATCTTTAGAAGAGGAAGAAAACAAgacaactaatttgcaaacttTCTGGAACATATTTAATGCCAACCAAGGGGTGGCCATATTAGCTATGCCGTATGTAGTTAAGAGTGGAGGCTACATGACTCTATTCAGCATTGTAGCCATTGCATTTGTCTCAAATTTTACCAACAGGATTCTGGTGCAGTGCCTTTATGAGTTTGATTCCGACCAGACACCATTTCGCGTCCGAAACAGCTATGTGGAAATCGGAGAAGCTTTCTCGCCAAAGATCGGACGACATCTTGTCAACGCTGCACAAATATTTGAACAGGTCTCGTACTGTACCCTTCTGCTGATTCTCTGTGGCTCAATTTTGGCTTCCACATTTCCATTCGTGCCTCTTTATCAGAGCCACTGGACAGCACTCGGGGCAATGTTGCTTCTTCCAAACATATTTCTCAAGTCATTGAGTGAAGTCTCCTGGGTCAGCTTTTTGACAGTCATGATTGGTGAAATCATCTACCTCACAGTGACCATGTACGGGATGATGCATCACGAGAGATGGAATTTCGCCTCAATGCCCGATTTCAAGTTGAAGACGTTTGGGGCGGCAGTTGGCATCATTGTCGTTAGCTACTCGTCCCAGCCGTATATGCCCGCCATTGAAGGCAGCATGAAGGAACCACAGAAATTTGGCAACGTTATGAGCGTAACGTACGTTGCCGTAACATTTGTAAAGGTTGCATTTGGTGTCATTGGGTTTCTTACCTTCACTACAGACACCGACCAAGTCATCACCAATAATTTACCAGACGGTGGTCTTCATATGTGCTTAAATCTCCTCGTGCTCCTTCTTGCTGCTACATCTTACACTATTCCAGTTTACACAGTTTTCGATATTTTAGAAAACATcgattttcctttttgtaagATAGACAATCCCAGTGATGCTGTGGACAGAATTTCTTACGCACAGGCGCTTGCAGCGCGCCTGTGTATAGTGTCTTTCACTCTTTTCATAGGTGTATTAGTTCCTCATTTTGGATTGTACATGGCTTTAGTCGGTAGCTTTACTGGTATGTGTTTAGCTTTTATTTTTCCAGCTATATTTCATATGAAGATCTGCTACGACAGGTTACAGTGGTATGATTTTGTGATCGATACTTCGGTAGCTTTGTTTGGTCTCGTGGGGGCAATAATAGGCTGTCATTTTTCTGTTCTCGCTCTTATAGCAGAATACCAGAAACATGAACTTTGA